Proteins found in one Anopheles aquasalis chromosome 3, idAnoAquaMG_Q_19, whole genome shotgun sequence genomic segment:
- the LOC126576489 gene encoding queuine tRNA-ribosyltransferase accessory subunit 2, with product MKFTLNTVTKCSGRLGLWSGLERLPNVALQTPGLIFHTKGGSVPHVSKEALQQLSSVPQFLQMSISNTIHMQDAVQGCQKTLGEFVAQSEAVSMLVLRDPSEAPVSGVPERDAVPIYTRCGRRAVNVDTYMRLVESFQPDLYVPLYDGDTELGCSKKREQKSVDRTETFVQECLEWHRKSEKLSGKSGLIAPVVGGYSEKLREKAIEWLRQTEHDFAGYLIEGLHTYDPSVVSRLTSETILPIVTPVCKALPQERVRLCFGAYDPSVVLELVSAGVDVFDTSYAYLKAAQQHRALIFSFDVSDEESEMKQESSQHDTELDTTDTRWAEDFSPLLAGCSCYTCQKHSKAYVHHLYNTREMLGPILLMIHNLHHYTEFFKTIRHHVTQDTLPQLRAHLSRQRTLPPYVEKEDKKQAIPMGRKESTPPAEPAEDLEEKLTKKQRS from the exons ATGAAATTCACGCTAAACACCGTAACGAAGTGTTCTGGCCGATTGGGCCTCTGGAGTGGGTTGGAGCGTCTACCGAACGTCGCACTGCAGACACCGGGCCTCATATTCCACACGAAG GGTGGTAGTGTTCCGCATGTAAGCAAAGAGGCCCTCCAGCAGCTGTCCAGTGTACCCCAGTTCCTGCAGATGAGTATTTCCAACACGATACACATGCAGGATGCGGTACAAGGATGCCAGAAGACGCTCGGTGAATTTGTAGCCCAGAGCGAAGCGGTGAGCATGCTGGTTCTGCGCGATCCATCCGAAGCGCCCGTTTCCGGTGTACCGGAGCGTGATGCCGTACCGATCTATACACGCTGTGGACGGCGCGCAGTGAATGTGGACACATACATGCGTCTGGTGGAGTCGTTCCAGCCCGATCTGTACGTGCCACTGTACGATGGAGACACGGAGCTCGGATGCTCGAAGAAACGGGAACAGAAGTCAGTGGATCGTACTGAAACGTTCGTCCAAGAGTGTCTCGAGTGGCACCGCAAATCGGAGAAGCTTAGCGGCAAAAGTGGCCTGATTGCTCCCGTAGTTGGCGGATACAGTGAGAAATTGCGCGAGAAGGCGATCGAATGGTTGCGGCAGACGGAGCACGACTTTGCTGGCTATTTGATCGAAGGATTGCATACGTACGATCCGAGCGTGGTTTCGAGACTCACCAGCGAGACCATCCTGCCAATTGTAACACCCGTCTGTAAGGCACTGCCCCAGGAACGGGTGCGGCTATGTTTCGGCGCGTACGATCCAAGCGTTGTGCTCGAACTCGTATCCGCAGGAGTGGACGTGTTCGACACAAGCTACGCGTATCTGAaagcagcacagcaacacCGGGCACTCATCTTTTCGTTCGACGTTTCCGACGAAGAATCGGAGATGAAGCAGGAATCCAGCCAGCACGACACGGAACTGGATACAACGGATACACGATGGGCCGAAGATTTTAGTCCTTTGCTGGCCGGATGCAGCTGCTACACGTGCCAGAAGCATTCCAAAGCGTATGTGCACCATCTGTACAACACGCGCGAGATGCTCGGACCGATTCTACTCATGAT CCACAACCTACATCACTATACGGAGTTCTTCAAAACCATCCGCCATCACGTGACCCAAGACACGCTGCCGCAGCTGAGGGCTCATCTTTCACGCCAACGCACCCTTCCGCCGTATGTGGAAAAAGAGGACAAAAAGCAGGCAATACCGATGGGGAGAAAGGAATCAACACCACCTGCGGAGCCTGCCGAGGATCTGGAAGAGAAGTTGACCAAAAAGCAACGATCTTAG
- the LOC126576492 gene encoding syntaxin-7, translating to MSYASFENSGAAPGGQSNITSEADFQRTAQIVVSSIQKILQNVSSMQRKVNQFGTAQDSPELKQQLHQIRSYTQQLITDTTSQLNDLANCKERHLKIQCDRLVDEFTAALTAFQAVQRKTVDLEKNAVRQARQASGAILNKPAPRSNQSSTNNTANSNTSTGSMFEDNFITGSRGQTQQQLQEEIDLQALEDQERTIRELEENIVSVNEIYKKLGALVYEQSHQVDSIEASVEQTSVFVSEGVQQLKQASHYQNKARKKKLILALIAAAILAFIILIIILKH from the exons atGAGTTACGCGTCATTCGAGAACAGCGGGGCCGCACCCGGTGGCCAATCGAACATCACCAGCGAGGCGGACTTCCAGCGGACGGCCCAGATCGTGGTGTCGAGCATTCAGAAGATCCTTCAAAATG TTTCCTCCATGCAACGAAAGGTCAATCAGTTCGGCACGGCGCAGGATTCACCGGAACTGAAACAACAGCT TCACCAAATACGATCGTATACCCAGCAGCTGATTACGGACACCACCAGCCAACTGAACGATCTGGCCAACTGCAAGGAGCGGCATCTGAAGATACAGTGCGATCGGTTGGTGGACGAGTTCACTGCCGCCCTCACGGCATTCCAGGCCGTCCAGCGCAAAACGGTCGATCTGGAGAAGAATGCCGTTCGGCAGGCACGGCAAGCGAGCGGTGCGATCCTCAACAAACCGGCCCCTCGATCCAACCAATCCAGTACGAACAATACGGCAAACAGTAACACGAGCACGGGCTCGATGTTCGAGGATAACTTCATCACTGGATCACGGGgtcaaacgcagcagcagctgcaggaggaAATCGATCTGCAGGCGCTAGAAGATCAGGAGCGTACGATCCGAGAGCTAGAG GAAAACATCGTGAGCGTGAACGAGATCTACAAGAAGCTCGGTGCACTCGTGTACGAACAGAGTCATCAGGTGGATTCGATCGAGGCGTCCGTGGAACAGACGAGCGTGTTCGTCTCGGAAGGTGTGCAACAGCTGAAACAGGCGAGCCATTATCAG AACAAAGCGCGCAAGAAGAAGCTCATCCTGGCACTGATAGCGGCGGCAATACTAGCATTCATAATTCTCATTATTATACTGAAACACTAA
- the LOC126576488 gene encoding nedd8-activating enzyme E1 regulatory subunit, whose amino-acid sequence MSSPSPKSPELSDKSRKYDRQIRLWGEHGQTLLENAQICLVNATALGTEILKGVVLPGIGGFTIVDEQLVREEDVGCNFFLDHGSIGQSRAKRCMQLLRELNPDVNGDYVDEHVEQLIDSQPDFFRSFDVVVATAISERTIVRLSNVLWEQNIPLIIARSVGFYGVARIQVREHCVVETHPDNKQTDLRLEHPFEGLRKHMDETEVTGKVPWLVVLYKVLHEWVAAHDGQFPANYREKCEVRDLIRSKMEGDQENFEEAIKAVNSSFGGGKPSSAILEILQDDRCVNVNKESNSFWIMARALKDFVDNEGNGLLPVPGVLPDMTADTNSYISLQNVYRSQAAHDADIVFRRARQLLKELNKPNDLITEKDVRLFCREAANVAVQRGTKIADEFDKGYRAVSIASGLETPSSLMAHYVVLRALDRFQAEYGCAPGESEAESDTSRIKSLASKMLADVGIATPISDDLAYEICRYGGAEIHSISGYLGGCIAHELIKLITKQYRPLDNTFLYDGSTSQTEVFKL is encoded by the exons ATGTCTTCTCCATCGCCAAAATCACCGGAGCTATCGGACAAGAGCCGCAAATACGATCGCCAAATCAG ACTGTGGGGTGAACATGGCCAAACGCTGCTGGAAAATGCGCAAATCTGCCTGGTAAATGCGACGGCACTCGGCACAGAGATCCTGAAAGGTGTCGTGCTGCCCGGTATCGGTGGTTTCACCATCGTCGATGAGCAGCTGGTACGGGAGGAGGACGTCGGCTGTAATTTCTTCCTCGACCACGGTTCCATCGGGCAGTCACGGGCAAAGCGGTGCATGCAGCTACTCCGCGAGCTCAATCCCGACGTGAACGGTGATTACGTGGACGAGCACGTTGAGCAGCTGATCGACAGCCAGCCTGATTTCTTCCGTAGCTTCGACGTCGTCGTAGCAACCGCCATCAGCGAGCGTACGATCGTGCGCCTTTCGAATGTGCTGTGGGAACAGAACATTCCACTTATCATTGCCCGCTCCGTTGGCTTCTACGGGGTGGCACGGATTCAGGTGCGTGAACATTGTGTCGTCGAGACGCACCCGGACAACAAGCAGACCGATTTGCGCCTGGAGCACCCGTTCGAGGGTTTGCGCAAGCATATGGACGAGACGGAAGTGACGGGCAAGGTACCGTGGCTGGTCGTACTGTACAAGGTGCTGCACGAATGGGTCGCCGCTCACGATGGCCAATTCCCGGCCAACTATCGTGAAAAGTGTGAGGTACGGGATCTGATCCGATCGAAAATGGAGGGCGATCAGGAGAACTTTGAGGAGGCCATCAAGGCGGTAAACTCGAGCTTCGGTGGCGGAAAGCCTTCCTCTGCGATACTGGAGATACTCCAGGATGACCGGTGTGTTAATGTAAATAAGGAG AGCAACAGCTTCTGGATTATGGCCCGAGCACTGAAAGACTTTGTCGATAACGAGGGCAACGGTttgttgccggtgccgggtgTTCTGCCGGATATGACGGCCGATACCAACTCGTACATCAGCCTGCAGAACGTGTACCGCTCGCAGGCGGCTCATGATGCGGACATTGTGTTCCGGCGCGCCCGGCAGCTGTTGAAGGAATTGAACAAACCGAATGATCTGATCACCGAGAAGGACGTGCGACTGTTTTGCCGCGAAGCGGCCAACGTCGCAGTCCAACGGGGCACCAAGATAGCCGACGAGTTCGATAAAGGCTACCGGGCCGTCAGTATCGCCAGCGGACTCGAAACACCCAGCTCGCTGATGGCGCACTATGTGGTGCTGCGGGCACTCGATCGGTTTCAGGCCGAGTACGGCTGTGCTCCGGGGGAAAGTGAGGCCGAATCGGACACTTCGCGCATCAAGAGTCTCGCCAGCAAGATGCTCGCCGATGTGGGCATCGCTACACCGATTAGCGACGATCTGGCGTACGAGATCTGCCGTTACGGTGGAGCGGAGATACACAGCATCTCGGGCTACCTGGGCGGTTGCATCGCTCACGAATTGATCAAGCTCATCACGAAGCAATATCGACCGCTGGACAATACCTTCCTGTACGATGGATCCACATCACAGACGGAAGTGTTCAAGCTGTAG
- the LOC126576486 gene encoding transcription factor 25 — MSYRILRKLQGNELEIKEQIDEVSDGGDADYDTNSTSSQNRNSKKQLNINRYDLLNQQQSLSESEVKEDDNDETEKDAADGSVSVHLAEAKKRKKKKKKKTGKYISSSARRSSEDNADIEDDFTRTVKEVDKLFGHLPPRDPDHHPHHHHHHHHSRGGTEGGVGTAKPSAGLAGLATKSLLNVQHKNLNPQYEMKRMFGSKVVGDPQNKRRNVRGGSSRLLKSTYLVNPKDNWPPVGKSGIYMNLVQAPEANNGGTVPSCSTAAATGPKAVFDKNVICFAFEHSPAYRQVQQKFLDAVEGMDSEVIIHIINQHPYHVDSLIQLSELCKMSEDHAMASELIERALLALESSFHTMFSLTQGNCRLDYRRQENRALFITLFKHGQHLESRACSRTALEIAKLILSLDPTNDPLAMILIVDYYAIRAKQYEWLVTLYDEWEATNNLSQLPSMAYSYAMALFYLNRPEAADQALQYALLMFPGVLRPLMEELSIQADTRVAGHNYFGPNAYHKATVALQQLMSLYVCRSKLVWRDTDLLPWLERNVHVVLDRVDAKEEIVSEYATKRSQRYANPPRQVLRHIVLSDFKEKVPLAEFIKLERDPVLMYDPLPPLDAINIYSRPTMPASDVQLSNHTLYLFLQSLLPSFRAQQTARPQPAQPADAPAAAAPAPAAAAPVNVAPQPPAGEHAATGPAVAEAGTEDAATQQDQLVRQEAYSSWMYSVVGAMREFVSGIRSLERPNDADVDEAESTEEGEPNDYLT, encoded by the exons ATGTCGTACCGTATCCTTCGCAAGCTGCAGGGCAACGAGCTCGAGATAAAGGAGCAGATCGATGAGGTGTCCGACGGTGGCGATGCCGATTAcgacaccaacagcaccagcagccagaacCGCAACAGCAAGAAGCAGCTCAACATCAATCGATATGACCTG CTGAACCAACAGCAGTCGCTCTCGGAGAGCGAAGTAAAGGAGGACGATAACGATGAGACGGAGAAGGATGCTGCGGACGGGAGTGTGAGCGTCCACCTGGCCGAGGCGAAGAagcgcaagaagaaaaagaagaagaagacgggcAAGTACATTTCGAGCTCGGCGCGGCGCAGCAGCGAGGACAATGCGGACATCGAGGACGACTTTACGCGCACCGTGAAGGAGGTGGACAAACTGTTTGGCCATCTGCCACCGCGTGATCCGGACCATCaccctcatcaccatcaccaccaccaccacagcagagGTGGAACCGAGGGTGGCGTCGGCACGGCCAAGCCATCGGCCGGTCTGGCCGGACTGGCCACCAAATCGTTGCTCAATGTGCAGCACAAAAACCTGAATCCCCAGTACGAGATGAAGCGCATGTTTGGCAGCAAAGTGGTCGGTGATCCGCA GAACAAACGGCGCAACGTACGAGGTGGTAGCTCTCGGTTGCTGAAATCAACGTACTTGGTAAACCCGAAGGATAATTGGCCTCCGGTGGGTAAATCGGGGATCTACATGAACCTGGTACAGGCCCCGGAAGCGAACAACGGTGGTACCGTACCATCCTGCTCGACGGCGGCCGCCACTGGTCCGAAGGCGGTGTTTGACAAAAACGTGATCTGCTTTGCGTTCGAGCACAGTCCCGCGTACCGGCAGGTGCAGCAAAAGTTTCTCGATGCCGTCGAAGGCATGGACTCGGAGgtcatcatccacatcatcaacCAACACCCGTACCACGTGGACTCGCTGATACAGCTGAGCGAACTGTGCAAGATGTCGGAAGATCACGCGATGGCATCGGAGCTGATCGAGCGGGCACTGCTAGCGCTCGAGTCTTCCTTTCACACGATGTTCAGCCTGACGCAGGGTAACTGCCGGTTGGACTATCGGCGCCAGGAAAACCGGGCCCTCTTCATAACGCTATTCAAGCACGGTCAACACCTAGAATCGAGAGCGTGCTCGAGGACGGCACTCGAGATTGCCAAACTGATACTGTCGCTCGATCCGACCAACGATCCGCTGGCAATGATACTGATCGTCGATTACTATGCCATCCGGGCGAAACAGTACGAGTGGCTGGTGACGCTGTACGACGAATGGGAAGCTACGAACAATCTGTCCCAGCTACCCAGTATGGCCTACTCCTACGCCATGGCTCTGTTCTATCTTAACCGACCGGAAGCCGCCGATCAGGCACTGCAGTACGCGCTGCTCATGTTTCCGGGCGTGTTGCGTCCACTGATGGAGGAACTTTCTATTCAGGCGGATACACGCGTCGCCGGACACAATTACTTTGGCCCCAATGCATACCACAAGGCGACGGTGGCACTCCAGCAACTGATGTCGCTGTACGTCTGTCGCTCGAAGCTTGTGTGGCGCGATACGGATCTGTTGCCATGGCTCGAGCGAAACGTACACGTGGTGCTCGATCGGGTCGACGCGAAGGAAGAGATTGTCAGCGAGTATGCGACCAAGCGGAGTCAAAG ATATGCCAACCCACCCAGACAGGTGCTGCGTCATATCGTGCTGTCGGATTTCAAGGAAAAGGTACCGCTCGCAGAGTTTATCAAGCTGGAACGGGATCCGGTACTGATGTACgatccactaccaccactggATGCGATCAACATCTACAGCAG ACCTACGATGCCAGCATCCGATGTGCAGCTGTCGAATCATACGCTGTACCTGTTCCTTCAGTCGCTGCTTCCCAGCTTCCGCGCTCAGCAGACAGCTCGCCCTCAACCTGCTCAACCGGCTGATGCCcccgcagcagctgcaccggcaccggcagcagctgcccCAGTAAACGTTGCTCCACAACCGCCCGCTGGAGAGCATGCTGCGACCGGGCCGGCTGTTGCCGAGGCTGGTACGGAAGATGCAGCCACCCAACAGGATCAGCTGGTACGACAGGAGGCCTACTCCAGCTGGATGTACTCGGTCGTCGGAGCGATGCGCGAATTCGTGTCCGGCATACGATCGCTAGAGCGCCCGAATGATGCTGACGTGGACGAGGCAGAAAGCACGGAAGAGGGGGAACCAAACGATTATCTGACGTAA